TAGTTGTGATAAATTCGCGCGCAATCTCGGGCAGTAGTCCTGGGGGATACGCGTAGTGACCATTCAGGCTGATTGGGAAACTACGTAGGGTAGGTATCGGCAGAGCCTTTTGTCGATAGACGGGATACTAATGTTGCTTAAGCAGCGGCATGTAAATGGGAAACCCAACGTTGAACTTTTTTAATAATCTCACATTAATCAGCTTCAAACTTCCTAAATGCCCTGTATTACAAAACAGAAGCATTACCGAGCCTTGATTTTTAACACCGACATTTACCATTCGTCGTAATGGTTGCTATTCCGTACCCGTCTTTTTGAGGCCCAATCGGAAGGCTTGGTCATGTCCCAATCTCGTACTAAAAAGTTACACAGTGCGCAGGGGGCGAGAATCATTATTTGTTTCAAGGGAAAATGTATGAGCACCGCCTTTGAAGTCGATACTAACGCTATCGCTACAATTTTTTCTTCCCAGGTTCCGATTGTTGAAGGAACTTACGATTTAACTCCGGATCAAGTACTGCTTGATCAAGCCGCACACGAGTCTGAAGTTCGTTCATACCCTCGTCGTATCCCAATTGCGATTAAGCAAGCGTTCGGCTGTTTAGTTGAGGATACGCGTGGTCAGATCTTTCTTGACTGTCTGGCGGGTGCGGGCACTTTGGCGCTGGGTTACAACCATCCAGAAATTAATCAAGCGCTAAAAGAGCAGTTGGACTCGGGTCTGCCATACCAAACACTGGATATCGCGACCACGGCGAAAACCAACTTTATTAAAGCCGTCAAAGAGTTCTTGCCACAAGAGCTGGGTGATAACTGTGTCATTCAATTCTGCGGCCCGTCGGGCGCGGATGCGGTCGAAGCGGCTATCAAACTGGCGAAGCAGACGACAGGTCGCAACACCATGTTTGCTTTCCGTGGTGCTTACCACGGCATGACCAACGGCACTATGGGCATGATGGGTAACCTAAATACCAAAGCCCGCCGCACTGGTCTGATGTCTGATGTTCACTTTATGCCTTTCCCTTACAGCCTGCGCTGCCCGTTTGGTCTGGGTGGTGATGAGGGAGCGAAAGCAAGCATTCGTTATATTGAGCGTCTTCTCAATGATGATGAAGCGGGCATCATGAAGCCTGCAGCCATCATTGTTGAGCCAGTTCAAGGCGAAGGCGGTGTGATCCCTGCACCTGCATTTTGGCTACGCGAACTGCGCCGTCTCTGTGATGAACACGGCATGCTATTGATTTTCGATGAAATTCAATGCGGTGTCGGCAAGTCTGGCTACAATTTTGCGTTTGAAGAAGCGGGCATTGTGCCAGATGTTCTGTGCCTTTCTAAAGCCATTGGCGGCGGTCTGCCGATGTCTTTGCTGGTTATTAACAAGCAGCACGATACCTGGCGTCCTGGCGAGCACACGGGCACCTTCCGTGGTAACCAGCTCGCGATGGTTTCTGGCGCGAAAGCACTGGAAATCATTACTCGTGATAATCTGGTTGAACATGCCAACGTGGCGGGTCAATACCTGCGTCATGGCCTAGAGAAAATCCAACAACGTGTGAACTGTATCGCTGAAGTTCGCGGTAAAGGCTTGATGCTGGGTGTGGAAATACGCAAACCAGGCAGTGAACTCAACAAGTTTGGTGAGCCTGTTTCGGATGGCAAACTGACGTTGGCGATTCAGCGTGCGGCGCTGGAGCGCGGCCTGATGGTTGAGAAAGGCGGTCGTGACGGCTCTGTGATTCGTTTCCTTCCACCGTTGATCATCTCTTTCGAGCAGATCGATTTTGCTCTGCGCGTGCTGGAAGAAGCGATTCTTGCTGCGGGCGGTGAACGTGTTGAAGCAGAGCAGAACCCAGAATGGAAAAAACACTTTATCCACACTGGTGTCAATGGCAGCAAAGAGTTCGCCTCTGTGATGAATCACACCACAGCAGCAATGAAGTCGGTGTTTGAACAAGTCAGCGCCCCTTACTCAGGAATGGATCCGAAAGTACTTGAGCAAGCGATCTATGCCGTTGATCTAGACAACAAAAACGCGTCATTGAAAGCGGTGATTGACGAAACGGCGGAGCTGGTGGCGAAAAACTCGATTTTCACTCAGCATCCAGACTGTATCGCACACTTACATACGCCTCCTTTGATGCCTGCGGTGGCTGCCGAGA
This Vibrio navarrensis DNA region includes the following protein-coding sequences:
- a CDS encoding pyridoxal phosphate-dependent class III aminotransferase, which produces MSTAFEVDTNAIATIFSSQVPIVEGTYDLTPDQVLLDQAAHESEVRSYPRRIPIAIKQAFGCLVEDTRGQIFLDCLAGAGTLALGYNHPEINQALKEQLDSGLPYQTLDIATTAKTNFIKAVKEFLPQELGDNCVIQFCGPSGADAVEAAIKLAKQTTGRNTMFAFRGAYHGMTNGTMGMMGNLNTKARRTGLMSDVHFMPFPYSLRCPFGLGGDEGAKASIRYIERLLNDDEAGIMKPAAIIVEPVQGEGGVIPAPAFWLRELRRLCDEHGMLLIFDEIQCGVGKSGYNFAFEEAGIVPDVLCLSKAIGGGLPMSLLVINKQHDTWRPGEHTGTFRGNQLAMVSGAKALEIITRDNLVEHANVAGQYLRHGLEKIQQRVNCIAEVRGKGLMLGVEIRKPGSELNKFGEPVSDGKLTLAIQRAALERGLMVEKGGRDGSVIRFLPPLIISFEQIDFALRVLEEAILAAGGERVEAEQNPEWKKHFIHTGVNGSKEFASVMNHTTAAMKSVFEQVSAPYSGMDPKVLEQAIYAVDLDNKNASLKAVIDETAELVAKNSIFTQHPDCIAHLHTPPLMPAVAAESMIAALNQSMDSWDQSSSATYVEQKVIDWLCDKYELGDKADGIFTSGGTQSNQMGLMLARDWIANKLSNHSIQKLGLPEYADKLRIVCSKKSHFTVQKSASWMGLGEKAVLTVDAHPNGTMDVSKLAEAVEQAKAEGLIPFAVVGTAGTTDHGAIDDLNAIADVAELHDMWMHVDGAYGGALILSSQKPRLKGVERAQSVSVDFHKLFYQTISCGALLVNDKQNFTFLLHHADYLNREHDELPNLVDKSVATTKRFDALKVFMTMQSVGPKALGAMYDHILAQTLEVADLVRHHEGFELLAEPSLSTVLFRATNGTDLDELNKTLRLEALTRGVAVLGETIVDGKTALKFTILNPCLKISDFEALLSKINTLAEELAQ